The Coffea arabica cultivar ET-39 chromosome 10e, Coffea Arabica ET-39 HiFi, whole genome shotgun sequence region TCAGGGTTGCAGATGAGAGGGATTATCATCGTTTACGGCTTCGTGGGGTCTGGTATGTTCAGGGGCGGCCAATGAAGCTGTTCAAGTGGACGCCTTCGTTTCATGTGGACCGGGAGCCATCTGTGGTTCCGGTGTGGGTGTCTTTGCCCAAACTTCCCATTCATCTTTTCAATCGAGAGTGCTTGTTTCAGATTGTTGCTACGTTGGGCGTGCCGCTCTACGTTGATGCTGCTACCGCAGCCTTGTCCCGTCCCAGCGTGGCTAGGGTTTGCGTAGAGGTTGATCTCCTGAAGCCGTTAGTGTaatagccccaccttcccctaaggcgaaccaaaggggttagcggactgcctgcccaactctcgccaggactaacggatcagtttacgtcgatctcaTACGtcccggaacataccattgcgcgcaaagaagtcaaaatcacaaaataaaaaaaaaacaaaattcgaagccgaagatgaatagtgctggacacgtcagaatccagatactaggtcgagagtagccaaaattttcttttgccgtttgaaatacgagttgatccgaaattcaaccaaacatcatccAAACATATGTACATTGAAATACaacgtttacaagccaaacggcataccaaaatatTCAACTAGTCCATACATGTGCAAATAGCCAATTACAAACCAACCATTGGtgggaaacaaaacacttagggttttcactcgcaaggagctattcaaaaatacatttacatgctcaacttggcaaccaactagcacaacctttcccaaaatagtcattttcctgtaaggaaaaacaaatggaacggaatgagcttaagcccagtgagttactaccacataagcacaaGGATCATATAAGtataatctttcatttcgagtacacaattaagaattaaaacaagtcggtaaaaggatacggatggctctcaagagcccatttccacgcttacattcttgatccaatctcattgaccctccgtcaatgtttaataatacccgaccgtagacctcacttcactccattccttccaccaaacataccccaaccgggcccgcactccaatcagtcattttggtaatactcgagtataccggaaccaagagtctcattactacaagattccccagtacagtccccgtggcacgtcaatattcacgaccaagccctcgccggctcgatccaattgactacctacggggttgagctcagtaatacagtaaggccgttggacattcgtccaaacgacaccaaatcagttttccatgaatggaattcaatatctcatatagcaagtgcagtatttcagtaaaacggtaatcagtcattatcggtatcacaaggggtgagggcggtcaagtacaccctcacctcaatcaattccaatagccaaataaaccttcaaggcatcaaaatcacatatagcaaagtcacattgtaacattcaagtgagtagtatactcacttatcaattcagtgctatttcatgcacttccgtcaggagaatgtcgtgaaccaccgtcacgccctagaacacgtaaacaaatgcaatgagactcgataacgagtcacaaaacaatgccaatcacaaccccaatagggttttgcaaacatatacaagcattatagcaaaccagaaaatcaggaaatgtaactcatttgacccaacaacaaaaacagttttggcctcctaatgcggtaatggcaccaatttcactacgatcatcggatgagggtgtaagacccaccatcgcgaagctaagagacagggatacaacaatgtagaaggccactcagtccaaatcctagcacaactaggtcaaaaatgcagaaaaccaacccagaaccgtaattgcaggttcccaaatcacacaaaactgtaatcagtccaattcagtctatacaggtccaaatgcattgattcaaaaggaatatgatagataagacatcaagctacatttcatcagaagacaccaacaacaaaatccaaaccaattccagtcaaaacagacgattacaatcacagttcgcacattctgatcacccagaacagcaacagtaaaaacagcataactcactctacactactccaaatgcccttaaattttacaggaacccttaaaacatcaatacctacaactttcatgttttgagccaaggccaattcggcctctatctaggacctaaaaattcggacagaatgttcatcacaaaaccctcacttttcaatttttggtccaaaacagaaattggttgcaattaccaatcatttacacctactagagtcataaccccttattaccaaccatcacaAACATCCACAagaccatgatcacattaaaccagaaaattcctcaaaaaaataaaaacttcaccatatcatccataagcaagaaataaaccacaatttctaacacaatagccaccattaggcataaattcaacatcattaggtgtaataggatagtcaatcactacttaccaagtaaacaagagagaggaagatgttggacaccttaagttctccaaaaagcttcaccaaaacactcactaacaccaagtggaaggattttatggagtaaaaactaatttaggcaagtagtttggatgatttgagctaggaatttgccaagatgttgaagagttttgtctttcttcttgctagagagggccggccatcaagaggtgaaaaatggtaattttttttgtgaattttgaagatatttaatccataagtcaaaaggtcaaaaccatgaatagtagtcttaagtCCTAAACAATATCatggtgacatgtggcactacaataaatgcattcctatccttttttttttctctcacatcaatcatttcacacactctacttatctcttaacacccgataaattttacacagtatccgaaacttaaccttattggccgaatttttccgaacttttcacactagtgggtcccacgtccaatatatattcttaatttttcaacaactacccaatgctagaaaaatcatctaaaaacaataattactcataaaaattcatcaggaaaatttcctaagccagaaaacgcagaaaatatgccattaaaggaaataaaaccctcggaaaagattagggtttttatgggttctcacagttAGTGTCCCGGGTTTGGATTGGGAATGGCGGACAGGAGGGGTTCTGGCAGAATCTTGATATTGAGCATCTACCGGCCTACTGTTCTGGGTGCTTTCGACAGGGGCATAGCAAGGATGACTGCGTGATGCTTCATCCGGAGTTGAAGGCCCAGGCTCGGCCCACTGGGGAGGCGCAGCCTCAGGGACTACGCAAGGGACGGCCGCCGGCTGTGGCTGTGGAGGGTGAGAAGGTAGCGGCGACGGGGGAATTGGTTGCGCCTGCGCTTGTGGGCGAGAAGCACAGAGTGTCGGGGGTTGTTCTCGGGCCTGATGCGGAGCCTGGGCCTGGGTCGAGTGCCCAGGCTGCTCAGCCAGTGGCGGCAGCATCCCCGACTGCAGGGGATGGGCAGGGAGTCTCGGCCCTTCTGGGGATGCAGGCCACTCACAAGGGGACTCCGTTAGACCTGGATAATGTAGTTGTGGAGGAGGCTTCAGATGACGAACACCAGGATGGGTTCCCAGGGTCCTTTTATCAGGCTTGCTGGGATATTATAGGAGGGGACCTCTCAGATGCAGTCGCGGATTTCTTTGTTGGTGCTGATCTCCCGTGTGGAATTTCGGCCACTTTGTTGGCCTTGATTCCTAAACAGTCGACCCCTAAGACCTTTGCCGATTTTAGGCCGATTAGTCTCTGTAATTTCTCGAACAAGATTATTTCCAAGATTCTTGCGGCTCGGCTGGAAAAAGTTCTACCCCGACTCATTTCCCCTCAGCAAAGTGGTTTTGTTAAGGGAAGGGCCATTTCTGATAACATTCTGCTTGCTCAGGAGATGATTTCTAGGATTGGGAGAAAGGCCCGGGGTTCTAATGTGGTTTTGAAACTGGACATGGCCAAGGCCTATGACAGGGTATCGTGGATGTTTCTGCTATCTGTTATGCGGAAATTCGGGTTTGGTGAGGTTTGGTTGGACATGGTTTGGCGTTTGGTTTCCTCCTGtcatttttcagttttgatcaATGGTGGTCCGGTCGGGTTTTTCAGGTCCACTAGGGGTTTGCGGCAGGGTGATCCGCTGTCTCCAGCGCTTTTCATCATTATGGCGGAGTTCCTGTCCCGCGGTCTGGAGTCTCTTCCGCTCTCTAGTGGTTTCATCCCTTATTCGGTTCCTTCGGGAGGGTCCCCCCCTGTGCATCTGGGGTATGCGGACGACGTTATAGTCTTTTGCAATGGGGGGCGGGCTTCGGTGCGGAAGGTCATGGGTGTTTTAACTGATTATCAGCGAGTGTCTGGTCAGCTGGTTAATGCCTCGAAGAGTTGTTGTTTACTCTCTAAGAAGGTTTCTGGTCTTCGCAGTCGGAGGGTTGCGGAGGAAACGGGTTTTGCTCGTAAGTCTTTGCCTATCACGTATTTGGGGTGCCCCTTGTATGAGGGTCGGCGATCTAAGTCCTTGTTTGCTGGGATCATAGATAAAGTTCAGGCTCGTTTGCTGTCCTGGCAGAATCGGTGGCTTTCCATGGGGGCGCGGCTGATTCTTATTCGGCATGTGCTTACGTCCATTCCAGTTCACTTGCTTGCAGTCTTGGAGCCCACTCGAGGGGCAATTTGGGAGATTGAGAGGATGTTTGCGCGGTTTTTTTGGGGGGATAACCATTTTCACTGGTGTGGTTGGTCTAAGGTGTGTTTCCCTGTGGAGGAGGGGGGCCTAGGGGTTAGATCTTTGCAGTCTATTTCTAAGGCCTTCTCTTGTAAATTGTGGTGGCGCTTTCGTCAACAGGACTCTCTGTGGGCGAGGTTTATGTCTAGTTTGTACCTTCGGGGAGGTCATCCTAATCAGGTGGTGGTTGGTCCGTCGTGTTCGGTGATCTGTCGGCGGTTGTTCCAAGTTCGTGAGCAGATGGAATTACAGATCCGTTGGGACGTTTCTCTGGGCGATTGTTATTTCTGGTGGGATAATTGGAGCGGTTTGGGCCCCCTTGGCTGGCGGTTTCCAGACCTTTCTTCCGACCAGAAGGTTAGTGACTTTTGTGTTCAGAGGAGTTGGGACTGGGTTCGTCTCTCGTCTTTCCTTCCTACGGAGATTTTGGAGGTGATGGGGGAGACTTTTATGTGTTTTGGGGATCTGCCAGATCAGCCTTGTTGGCAGTTGGCATCCTCGAGCTCTTTCTCCACGGCCTCGGCTTACCAGCTAGTCCGTCGGGTTGGAGTGAAGTCTCTGGTCTTCCGGTCGCTGTGGGATTCCTCCATTCCACTTAAGGTTTCTTGTTTTGCATGGCGTTTGTTTTCCGGTAGGTTGCCTTTGGATGATGTGTTACGTACTCGGTGCCGGTTTGCGGGGCCCTCCCAGTGCCCGTTGTGCTTGGCTGCTCAAGAGACGGCTGATCATTTGTTTTCCTCCTGCCTGGTGGCCCAGGCTGTCTGGTCATTTTTTGAGTGTCGGTTGGGGATTCTGATGGCTTCTTGCGGCTATCGGACTAGATTTATGACCTGGTGGTCTCAACCTGTGAGTAAGATGTCGATTCGGTGGTTGTACAGGATTTTGTCATTGATCATTCTTTGGTTTTTGTGGAAGGCTTCGAACAAATGGCGCTTCGATGGCATTAAGTGGTCTGTCCAAACCTTGTGTTACTCTATATCTCATGAGCTTTGGCTTATTTGTTCTGTCAAGTTTCCTGGGCGTTCACTTCCGCCTGAATTTGGGGGACTTGTGTCCGTCATCTCGGGGATCCAGCGCCCCTTAAGTTCTACTTTGGTTAGTTGGGAATTCCCGCAGAATGGGTTTGTCAAGCTTAATACTGACGGGTCCTCCTCATCTACGGCCGGTGCTAGTGGTATTGGTGGGATTCTCCGATGGTCCGATGGATCGTTCCTTGGAGCGTTTGCGGCCAAGTTACCGCTGGTGGGCTCTTTGCAGGCGGAGGCGTATGCAATGCTTCATGGACTCCAACTGTGCCAGCAGATGGGTTTCTCCATGGTCCAAGTTGAGTCTGACTCGCAGGTTTTGGTTCGTGTGGTGGCAGGGAGTTTTTCGATTTCGTGGGCGGTACGGCCGCTGATTAGAGCGATTCGAGCAATTTTGCCGTTGGGGGTTCGTCTCTCCCACTGTTTCCGGGAGGTGAATACGGTTGCTGACTCTCTGGCTGCTGTGGGCGTTGCTTGTAGCGGGCGCTTGGATTATCCCACTTTGTCCTCTCTTCCACGCTTGTCTAGGTCCCTCTTTGTTTTAGATAGGGAGCAGGTTCCCAATTTCTGTTTCTCGCTTCGAAGATAGGTTTTGCTCGTTGgctttttgttttaaaaaaaaaaaaattagtgagATGAAAAATGTGACTGatctgcataagaaaatagaggttattcaaaaagaaatagagttccaaaagagatgaACTGAGTACTGGGAAAGATGATGCGAACCAAAATACCTAGAGAACATTGAACTATTGCATCAGAACATACGATTGAAAGGATATATGAAGGGGTTCCAGAAGAGGTACAAAATAAGTTTGTACCAGTACATTTGCCTAGTTGAATAGCCATTAATGAGGTTTTTGCCTGGATAAGTTATAATCATTGGACTATGCATAGTGACATTTTTATATAGCAAGATGTATTCCCTTAGGAACAGTGGACTTGGTACCTGCTGTTTTAATAAGTGCTATGAAATATTGGTGGTGGTGCAATATTGGATCCTTATCCCTGAGTTTATTGCCCTACTTTGGTctttgagttaaaaatttatCGTTTGTCGCTCGAAGGGAAGAAATGATTTAATGTACAGTGTATGGGTTAAAGAGCTAGCAAGAATAGTAACCATGTTGTAACTCTTCTTTCTATCGAGATTAAGGTTTGCgtcacatttttcaccttgactaaatcaacaatttgaccgaattgtcttcatcttccctcttacttggccgaaccaagagagaagagaaaccaaagagagacctccaactccaacctcaattttgtacttgaatctgaagttactccatggaaatgttaactaagaaagatttcaaggtattggtggagcgatttttgaggaagaagccctggatttccatctttcttgaggttacaaggtaactttggctagcaattttcctctactaccaatataggtaaactagtggattaaggtagtacttttgaagctttatggaaaatttcatgggttgaactagtgttatggtaatttatagttttatggtgaattttctacCACACGTCATGCTTAAGTATTGACCATGGTCTGATAGCTTTGTtatgacttgcctaaagaaaattctagcttgtgattaagaatttcagcttcgggtttcattttgctaaacttgagtagaggcggttatatgcttgatgtagtgagttgtgggcttgatatttatatgcttgagtcgaagctatttcatgggaagaatcaagccttgaatgggctaggaaaagttagtaaacacaaaggatgtgccgctgaaaatttttccgcagggaaccttggaaggttttacagaatttgttatatcttgatgtagaaaaatcaaaattgagtttcatttattatgtttgaaactaggttcagagtatcagtattgttctcaattcccatgaatatctatgatttttcaaagttgactgaaactgtatacctgttctgtctgttactgggtgaagcagcaactttaggttggaatttgaccgactcgtggattggatcttacaatggtaccttctagaaagttgtaacaatttgaatccatatttcgacggtataaagtttttaagttttggacataagaagctcgagataagattttcaaatgagatcacgcaaaactaaaaaaatttctattttcctaggattattcctacttacattcccaactttaggattggagttggtaaactattttgaggttggtttatgagtggaaacgagacttaaatgaaaggaaaatgagttcttcaaaccaccttaggtcggacagtttacaactttgcattttgaacgtcttttctactttctctaaacgtttggctataagtgatacttttctgctctaaatgacttttgcaacattgattagtaaggacataaggattattcttcgatgggaacaagctagtattatatttcgataggttatacaactatgaaacttgtaaattgatacatgttctaaataaagatttgtagcttcaattcctacataatatggctttgtattgctggtcttactaaagcatgcgctcacaggactcgagagagttaaaaaggatattcatcgaaaatattttgaactactcagtaatcaagctgagaatttcgagggcgaaattctttaagggggagagagtgtgagaaccctcatttttaaaatataatttccccaaactacatgccttgcaccaagatttaaaccacctcttatatgccctagcattatatttcacaatatgttacaacaaatcccttgtattgaccctcactttaaaacacaattttcttacttacatgccttattataagatctagaccatttaatatatgcccttacaaattattttctatgtgttataataatttccatgcatttcatttcaattcaattcattttacttgaagtaaaatatttccttgagccaggttgtaaataattcaccacttgtaattgtccaagtgttcttttatcagtggtagagactttatgtgagagattagaggtgttgaataattattcgtgcatttggaaaggtaagaatggcattagtcaaagattaagaaaggttaggacaataatggagccatgtggcaaaaccctagccatgtatcttgtttgaccaaaggatgagaggaattttaaaccaactttacttcattttcctccaaaatttcgtccaccttaagggcttccaagggaaggaagaaaactccatcttcttgctatgacaaccttagtttgatcttgaacaaaaaccaaaagagaaagatctagagtttgtgagaaaatttccttcaatctttgaggttgtttcaagcctaaagcttctattgtggtggtttgtttggtgaccaaagcaaatcagtcgttcactacagtcctcaaataaattacgagataaatctcaaatatacaacaaattctccaataattacatgtcataaacaaagcggaaacaattcccaagcgtggaacgtacacatacatccattcaagtccaaacattcatacaaacccaactattacacaagagaaatcgaaaactcaaactatacaggagataatccatccagccacatgaataagtactacaagcacttccttcgcctcgagccctgtggaggggaataaaatag contains the following coding sequences:
- the LOC140015179 gene encoding uncharacterized protein → MASSEAPHPSVGGQPLPAKIPQSFSDLFTSPSAPAFSVQATASTHRGEPALIFSQEVIHKLSDLFRYALVGKFARGRPSLELVRKFFVTLDLKQPVSVGLLDPRHILIRVADERDYHRLRLRGVWYVQGRPMKLFKWTPSFHVDREPSVVPVWVSLPKLPIHLFNRECLFQIVATLGVPLYVDAATAALSRPSVARGHSKDDCVMLHPELKAQARPTGEAQPQGLRKGRPPAVAVEGEKVAATGELVAPALVGEKHRVSGVVLGPDAEPGPGSSAQAAQPVAAASPTAGDGQGVSALLGMQATHKGTPLDLDNVVVEEASDDEHQDGFPGSFYQACWDIIGGDLSDAVADFFVGADLPCGISATLLALIPKQSTPKTFADFRPISLCNFSNKIISKILAARLEKVLPRLISPQQSGFVKGRAISDNILLAQEMISRIGRKARGSNVVLKLDMAKAYDRVSWMFLLSVMRKFGFGEVWLDMVWRLVSSCHFSVLINGGPVGFFRSTRGLRQGDPLSPALFIIMAEFLSRGLESLPLSSGFIPYSVPSGGSPPVHLGYADDVIVFCNGGRASVRKVMGVLTDYQRVSGQLVNASKSCCLLSKKVSGLRSRRVAEETGFARKSLPITYLGCPLYEGRRSKSLFAGIIDKVQARLLSWQNRWLSMGARLILIRHVLTSIPVHLLAVLEPTRGAIWEIERMFARFFWGDNHFHWCGWSKVCFPVEEGGLGVRSLQSISKAFSCKLWWRFRQQDSLWARFMSSLYLRGGHPNQVVVGPSCSVICRRLFQVREQMELQIRWDVSLGDCYFWWDNWSGLGPLGWRFPDLSSDQKVSDFCVQRSWDWVRLSSFLPTEILEVMGETFMCFGDLPDQPCWQLASSSSFSTASAYQLVRRVGVKSLVFRSLWDSSIPLKVSCFAWRLFSGRLPLDDVLRTRCRFAGPSQCPLCLAAQETADHLFSSCLVAQAVWSFFECRLGILMASCGYRTRFMTWWSQPVSKMSIRWLYRILSLIILWFLWKASNKWRFDGIKWSVQTLCYSISHELWLICSVKFPGRSLPPEFGGLVSVISGIQRPLSSTLVSWEFPQNGFVKLNTDGSSSSTAGASGIGGILRWSDGSFLGAFAAKLPLVGSLQAEAYAMLHGLQLCQQMGFSMVQVESDSQVLVRVVAGSFSISWAVRPLIRAIRAILPLGVRLSHCFREVNTVADSLAAVGVACSGRLDYPTLSSLPRLSRSLFVLDREQVPNFCFSLRR